The genome window ACCAATGCTGCTACGTAACAACTCTTTTCGGcctcttttattttttcatttataaaatttaaactATCCTCAATTAAGTCGTTTCTTTGCGAATCCTCTTCTATAAGAGCGGTTAGCACTTCATTGTAAATGGTTTCGTCGTCGGTACTCTTAAATAAAAGTAgtaaataacaaatatgttaatgtataaatatatataagcatattatataattgtatgcaataaataacaaatatttaatacaaATCATGATATTCCCAAAATAGGTACATTGTTCGGTATTACATTTGGTAGATCCTTTATATGCCTTTTTATAAGAGTGTTTTCTATAACCTTTGACTCTGTCGTcctaataaaaaaatatacattcGTATGTTTCACAGAATAACATATAGGAATTTATCCAAATAAATTGTAACTATATTTGTATTCCGATTTTTAGTAAAAACATACCACATCGTTAGCAAGCCAAATTGGTGCATTCGTGTATGTATTGACTCGACCTTGTCTATAATTTCCTCTTTAATTTCACTAGGTAATTTAACCATCTACAATAAggaatattaatttttaaaaataaatatagaaacTTTACGAATGcgtataataaaacaaagcTACTCGTTCAAAAAATAGCATACCTTATCTATTTTTTCGATAATTTCATTTGGTTTATATTCATCGAGCTTCGTTCCTTTACCTCTGAAAAATTAATCAAAAaagaaacatatatatatatgtatttatgaACATTCCATATACAcatcaaaaatatacatagaCATACTTggtataaaacaaaaaggTGGGTGTTCCCCTAGaaattatcatatttgGTGCATAATCATTTTTCTCGATATTATACTTCTTTAGTTTCAATTCAAtctaaataataaaaacaaagacaaatatattatatgcgCGTAAAACTTTAttgaaatagaaaaatatatacatgtgcatgggtaatttttttaaaaattgaatTACGTTATTCTCTTTGAATAGTTTGTGTAAGCTGTTTATAAAAGGCTTGTATAAAAAGCATAAGAAGCATGTATTTTCAAACAAAACTAAGAGGATGTCATTTTTCTTGGAATCTTCAATAATCTGGAAAACAAACATAATTGCAAATGTGTATacacaatatatatatgcattgaaacaataaaaataatctAATGCGagctatatatttttataaattaccTCCTTTTCAAATGTGTCATGTGTTACATACGTTGGGAATATCCCATTATTTccttcatttaatttttcagaATCTTCACTAATaggtataaaaaattgttcaaatatttcttttatggAACTAGTATCTACTAACTCTtcttttgttatatttcttCGTCTCCTTcctttataaatataacaagCAAAGTCCCTACTTTCCTCATGAAATGTATAAagataatttaattttttaatgttgagcttttcaatttcatgttttaaaaactgaactttttttttttcgtcgctcaatttgtttttatctAAAACAAATAGTACGATATTATCTATCCTATCAAAAACATCATCAGATATTTCGGTCATTTCATTTAGaaaatttgatattttttttttttcatcccATTTTAAAGCACCATAACCTAATATGCTACTAATAAGTATACTTAACATATACATGCCTTTTTTCCGATTTGaacttattttattgtcCACATTTGCCTTGTTTGTAATGTTTCTTTGTATAATATTCTTAAAGTTAAcctttaaatttatattcttaTTAACACATTTTTCGACTCTATAAGGATAATTAAAATGAACGAACATGCGTTTATTACTTGGTAGTATTGCCTTTCTACTATTAATCCTTAGTAGTATGTTATTCATTTCTATATTTCGTataaatttctttttttatgtttttttgtgttatctatatatttgtgtatatatgaatatacataaaacatttattaatCAAAAAGTtaatgtttaaaaaataggtatatgtttttgtttcagctcttaaaatataaaacttcTTACAATGAAGTATCAACACTTAAATTTTGCCTTATaaatatcataaaaaaaatgatttgttcttttttctatatatcattttctttctGCTAAGCTGCTTATTTTGTTGTTTTCcagtattatatttttatatatattgtatataaataaaaagtataaatgtttatatagtacatataaatattttaaatgtatTACGCAAAATCTACCAAATATGTGAGCGCATCAGATGAAGTGTGCTgtgttattttttcaatcaTATTTGTCGTTTATTAACCAAAAAaatgttcatattttttttatttaacaaaaatttacatttatagattgtaatatatattttttttataatacaaatttaaaatttcttTCTCTAATTATAgtgttatttatttatactggcctattttaattttaaatgacATGTATAAATTGTTCATGCTGGCTTTACGGAAATGCTACAATATATGtttgataaaaaagtaaaatacttactataattattacataaataaaaaaaaataaaaaattaatgggGTATCCCCTAAAAACTTaacatttaaaattttatagtttataagtaatttttttatattaatggGGAATATATTCCTGTGTAGTCTTACAATTTCACTAGTTtcatacatattatattttttatgcataaattacaaaattattcaCAATATATCACTAAGGAATGTATAGAAACTTCATCCGTGTGCGTGTGGGTTTATGTTTCAAATAATGCATCTTATGTACATAAAAATGTGGAAAATAACATGatataatacaataaaaattatattttaaaaaaaaggtccataaacaaaaaatcgGCGTGCACAtccaatatatttaactatagattttgtataaaattttatatatgtaaataattcTTAGGTATGTTCCTACTTTAGTATTAGGACACCTGATACATTTCTCTCTATccatttttcttttttctcttttgaATTGAGTTTTAAGTAAAATATCGGTTCATTATCGTTCAAGCTATTATCTAAgaaatatagaaataatGGTATTATAACGATGTAAGCATTTATTTAAgttgttatatttatagataTACGAATCATAGTATATAGTGTAAGTATGTGCAAAGAACTAGGGATGATCAGACACAAAGATCCTATTATGTGATGGAATATACCGTGTATAAACGCACCTGTTTTGTGTATATGCTTATATATTGGGCATTtgaaaaattgaaaattaaatttattatttttattattgggAGTAGGTACATTTTTAGTGATAAAGTCGATTTTAATATAAGGAATAGGGCAAtataattctttatttgttgattcttttattattaaatttgcAACATCAAAAATAGCCCCTTCAATAAATATCCCCCCAACAAAATAACTATCTTCTTTTATATCTTCttcattaaaatatgatgaTACTTCGtactttaattttatattatttgcatCGACTTTCATTTCTTTACTAAACTTTTCTCGAATAGCTAAAATTAAGCTCTGTAAAAAATGTggtaaacatatatatgcaatgTGTCCATATGGAAATGTGTcgatatataaataataataatagaatgaacaattatatgtataaactTGGTCGAACaaacttatatatatatatatatatatatatatatatatagccATAAAAAGAGCAACTGAATTAGAAAATTTGTTGGCGCATTTTTTCTAATGAGCTATTacaaattgaaaataaatcatcACGTAACACATATACAATGATTGGCTCAGTATGAatcattttaataattttaccTTCGGAGAAATGAAGGAAGCCAAATTAAAAACTTTGTTGGACAAATTGCTTATATACTTGACGATGTAAGAAAATTTTAACTTAATTAATTTAgcaaaatgaaatatttggAGTTTTGAATAGAACGAATTAGTTATCCATTTTTTGGGAATAGACAAATTCATTATAGAATTGTaggtattatatattttttcaaattttccttttccttttataaaatttattatgttaGTTAAATcgttataaataattctcaataagttattatatttatcagcttcaattttcaaaaatgtTACAATAGAACAATTTAAGttgtttaaaaatatatcttttagCATATTAGAATCTATAAAAGGTGGTAGAATGCTTTTTAATACGtctataatatataatatatgaacGCCCATCTTATCTTTTAATACATCACATTCCAAGCGctctaaattttttaaaatttttaaattataattttttaaatataatacattaaGTGATGGGtgtaaattaaatattgaAAAGTC of Plasmodium berghei ANKA genome assembly, chromosome: 6 contains these proteins:
- a CDS encoding thioredoxin-like protein, encoding MNNILLRINSRKAILPSNKRMFVHFNYPYRVEKCVNKNINLKVNFKNIIQRNITNKANVDNKISSNRKKGMYMLSILISSILGYGALKWDEKKKISNFLNEMTEISDDVFDRIDNIVLFVLDKNKLSDEKKKVQFLKHEIEKLNIKKLNYLYTFHEESRDFACYIYKGRRRRNITKEELVDTSSIKEIFEQFFIPISEDSEKLNEGNNGIFPTYVTHDTFEKEIIEDSKKNDILLVLFENTCFLCFLYKPFINSLHKLFKENNIELKLKKYNIEKNDYAPNMIISRGTPTFLFYTKGKGTKLDEYKPNEIIEKIDKMVKLPSEIKEEIIDKVESIHTRMHQFGLLTMWTTESKVIENTLIKRHIKDLPNSTDDETIYNEVLTALIEEDSQRNDLIEDSLNFINEKIKEAEKSCYVAALMMANELIDEEKK